Genomic window (Marinobacter fonticola):
GCCTGGCGTAGCTGCTCGTACAGCGTCTCGGCTGCTTCCAGCACGGCCGGCGACTTATGCGCGTTGAGGGTAACGACAGCGACCTCGAAAGGCGCGATCGCAGCCGGCCAGATGATGCCCCGATCGTCGTGATTCTGCTCGATGGCCGCCGCGACGATGCGCGATACGCCGATGCCGTAGCAACCCATTTCCAGGATCGCTGTCTTGCCGTGCTCATCGAGGACGGTGGCATTCATGGCCTGGCTGTATTTATTGCCCAGCTTAAAGATATGGCCAACTTCGATACCGCGCTTAATCTCAAGCTGACCGTCACCCTCGGGGCTGGGGTCGCCTTCGAGCGCGTTGCGTAGGTCTTCCACCCGGCCCAGTTCAACGTCGCGGCCCCAGTTAACGCCGGTAAGATGGACGTCATCCTTGTTGGCGCCGCAGATAAAGTCGCCCAGGTGAGCGGCACTGCGGTCGACGATCACCGGTAGCGGCAGGTCAACCGGGCCGATGGAACCGGCCTTGCAGCCGATCGCCTTCTTGATCTCCTCGTCGGTCGCCATGGTTAGCGGCTCGGCGATGTCTTTGAGGTTTTCCGCCTTGATCTCGTTCAGCTCGTGATCGCCACGAAGCACCAGGGCAACGAGCCTCGCGCCGCCGTCTTCGTCCGCTTCGCCCTTGACGATCAGCGTCTTCACGGTGCGGGTGGCATCGACATTGAGGAAAGCTGCAATGTCGGCAATGGTGCGCTGGTCCGGCGTGTCCACGGCCTTCATAGCGTCCACTGGCGCAGGACGCTCGCCGGCGGGTGCCATGGCCTCGGCCTTCTCGATGTTGGCGGCGTACTTGCCGCCGGTGCTGAAGGCAATTGCGTCTTCGCCCGATGAGGCCAGCACGTGAAATTCGTGGGACGAGCTGCCACCGATAGCGCCGGAATCTGCCTGCACAGGCCGGTAGTCCAGACCCAGCCGATCAAAGATGCTGCAGTAAGTGCGGTGCATCACCTGATAGGTTTCGTCCAGGGAGTCCTTGTTCAAATGGAAGGAGTAGGCGTCCTTCATGATGAACTCTCGAGCCCGCATCACGCCGAAGCGGGGCCGGCGTTCATCGCGGAATTTGGTCTGAATCTGATAGAAGTTCGCCGGCAGTTCTTTATAGCTTTTCAGCTCGTTGCGGATCACGTCGGTGATGACTTCTTCATGGGTCGGGCCAAAGCAGAAATCCCGGCCATGGCGGTCGTTCAGACGTAGCAGTTCGCCACCATACTGTTCCCAGCGGCCGGACTCCTGCCAAAGCTCGGACGGCTGGATTGCCGGCATCAGCACTTCCTGGGCGCCGCTCTTGTCCATTTCCTCGCGCACGATCCGCTCGACCTTGCGCAGTACGCGCAGCCCTAGCGGCAGCCAGGTGTACAGGCCCGAAGCAAGTTTGCGGATCATGCCCGCGCGGAGCATCAGCTGGTGGCTGATGATTTCGGCGTCAGCCGGTGTTTCTTTCAGTGTGGCGATCAGATAACGGCTTGCGCGCATCTTTCGAAGTCCGTGTCCATCGAGTGAGTTATTAACGAAGTGCTTAACGGGTCTCCCCCGGCTGCGACCTTTGGCGAGGACGAAGGCGCGGTTAAAGTCCTGTAAAGTCTTCCTCTCATTTATAGAGCCCGCTATTGTACGGAGCCAATGGGATTACGTACAGGCAAGGCATCCGGTGCCGCACCGGTGAGTTTTGGTAGGAGGTATAAAATGACCCTGAGCGCAAATGAAGTCCAGGCTCTCATCCGCGAAGGTGTGCCGATGGCGGGCGACATCGGATTTACGGTAGAAGAGGTCAGGGACGGGTTTGCGCGGGCGGTGGTGCCATTCGCTACGAATTTTGTGCGCCCGGGAGGAACGCTTTCCGGTCCGCTACAGATGGCGCTGGCCGATGCGACGATGTACGCTGCCATTCTGGCCT
Coding sequences:
- a CDS encoding proline--tRNA ligase yields the protein MRASRYLIATLKETPADAEIISHQLMLRAGMIRKLASGLYTWLPLGLRVLRKVERIVREEMDKSGAQEVLMPAIQPSELWQESGRWEQYGGELLRLNDRHGRDFCFGPTHEEVITDVIRNELKSYKELPANFYQIQTKFRDERRPRFGVMRAREFIMKDAYSFHLNKDSLDETYQVMHRTYCSIFDRLGLDYRPVQADSGAIGGSSSHEFHVLASSGEDAIAFSTGGKYAANIEKAEAMAPAGERPAPVDAMKAVDTPDQRTIADIAAFLNVDATRTVKTLIVKGEADEDGGARLVALVLRGDHELNEIKAENLKDIAEPLTMATDEEIKKAIGCKAGSIGPVDLPLPVIVDRSAAHLGDFICGANKDDVHLTGVNWGRDVELGRVEDLRNALEGDPSPEGDGQLEIKRGIEVGHIFKLGNKYSQAMNATVLDEHGKTAILEMGCYGIGVSRIVAAAIEQNHDDRGIIWPAAIAPFEVAVVTLNAHKSPAVLEAAETLYEQLRQAGLDVLLDDRNERPGVKFADMELVGIPHRVVVSDRGLGAGTLEYKGRSDADKQDIPVDEAVPFLIKALAR
- a CDS encoding PaaI family thioesterase; the protein is MSANEVQALIREGVPMAGDIGFTVEEVRDGFARAVVPFATNFVRPGGTLSGPLQMALADATMYAAILASLGKVEMAVTSNLNINFLQKPAPADLVAEAVVLRMGRRLAFCEVRLLSGEEERLVAHVTGSYALPA